The genomic window GCGAACTCGACAGTTACACCACGGTCAATTTTTATGGGAAACTGCGGCTTGGTCCCGGCTGGCTGAGCTTGGCGGTGGACAACATTTTTGACGAGGAGGTGCAGGTCTCCGGCGATCTGTCTGACAACGCCTCGAATCGGTATCTGTATTACGACCTCGACGGACCCCTGGTCAAGGTGGGTTATGAACTGGTTTTTTAGCCGGCGGTGGGTGTTGCCGGCACTGATACTGCCAGTGCTGCTGGTTGTTCTGGAATGCGGTTGGGCCCCCCCGGCGGCGGCGCGGACGATTGCCTTTTTCGTCGGCGATACCGATGCCTATACTTGTGCCCGGGCGCTTGACGGGCCTGAGGTGCCCGGTATGAAGGTCGAGGTGATTACCGCCGCCGATGTCGGTAAACCGGCCCTTCTCGCCCGGCTGGCCGACATCGATGCCGCCGTGGTCGATATCATGTCCGAGCAGCCGGCCGGCTGGCTGCAACTGAATATGGCCCGGCTGCAGCCCGGGGCCCGGGTGTACGCCGTCCGCAGCTCCAGCCACACGGACGACTATCTCAAGGCCGGTTTTCTTCTCGACGAAACCGTGCGGGATTATTTTCGCTTCACATCGAGCGAGAATATTCGCAATCTGATCATTTTTCTGGCCCGGCGTGATCTCGGTCTGCCGGGGCAGCCGGCCCCGGCGCCGGTGCTGCCGCCAAAAAACGGCCTCTATCATCCCGATGCTCCACGCATCTTCGCCGATCTTGATTCCTATGTCGAGTGGTACCGCTTAAGCGGCCATCTGCACCCGGGGGGCTTATGGAATCTGGGCGTCGTGTTTCCGGGGTTTCCGGTGGCGGCTAAAAAAGCGCCGCTCGATGCCCTCATGCGCGCCTACGAGCGCCAGGGGATCAATACCGTGACTTGGCTGCGCGAGATCGGTGACTGGCCGGCTGCCCTGGACAAGCTGTTGGCTACCAGGCCGCTGGCTGATGAACTGGGATCGATCACCGGTTTCGCCTTCAAGTTTTCCGCCCGCATGGACGGCGCCGGCGAGGTTCTGGCCCGGGCCGACGTGCCGGTTTTCAACCCCCATTATCTGTTTTTCTCCAGTGGCGTGGAGTGGGCCGCATCGGTTCAGGGGCTGGCCCCGCCCGAGGTTGGACTTCAGCTGGCGGCCCCCGAGCTTGTCGGTCTGATCGAGCCGACGGTGGCCGGCCTCAGGGAAGCGGTTTCGGAAGCGGGCCGGGCCGAAACGCGGGGCAGCCGCTATGTGGCCGAAACCGCCCTGGTGGAAAAACTCGCCCGCCGGGCCGCCAATTGGCACCGGCTGCGCCGGATGGCCAACGGCGACAAGAAAATCGTGCTCGTCTATTACAATCACGGCGGCGGCAAACAGAATATCGGCGCCAGTTATCTCAATGTATTCCGCAGCATCGAGGAGATTATCGCCAACCTGAAAGCGGCCGGCTATGACATCGAGGGCGAGTTGCGTGAGGAGGAGATCAAGGATCTGCTGCTGAAATCCGGTCGCAACATCGGCTCCTGGGCGCCGGGGGAACTGGAACGCCTGCTGGGTTCCGGCACCGTGATCAAAATCCCCCTGGCCCGCTATCGTGAGTGGCTGGAGGCGCTCGATCCCGGTTTCCGGGAGATGGTGGCCGCCGACTGGGAGCGGCCCGAAGATTCGACCATCATGATGCACGGCGGAAATTTCATCATTCCGGCCATCACCCTGGGCAACCTCACTCTGGTCGCCCAGCCGAGCCGGGGCTGGGGCGACGATCCGCAGAAACTCTATCACAGTCCGATTCTCTATCCGCATCATCAGTATACCGCTTTTTATCTCTGGCTGCAGCATGAGCTTAAACCCGCCGCCATGATCAGCCTCGGCACCCACGGCACCCATGAATGGCTGCCGGGCAAGCAGGCGGGCCTGTCGGCGGCCTGCCCGCCGGAAATCCTGCTTGGCGACATTCCCAGTCTTTACCCGTATATCGTCGATGATGTCGGGGAGGGGATTCAGGCCAAACGTCGGGGCCGGGGAGTCATCATCGATCATGCCACGCCGCCGTTTCGGGCTGGCGGTCTTTACGAGGAATACGCCGCCCTGGCGAGTCTGATCAGCGAGTATGAAAGCGCCGGATCCGGCAAGATTCAGGCTGCGCGTTTGGAGAGAATCCGCGCCCAGAGCGTCAAGCTCGGTCTGGATCGGGATCTGGGTCTGGAGACGGTTGATGAAGACAGCCTGGAGAAAATTGAGCATTATTTAATTGAGCTGAAAACCGAGATGATTCCCTATGGGCTGCACACCTTCGGCCGCTCGCCCTCCGGCACCGCCCGGAGTGAAACTGCGGCGGCGATTGCCGCTCGGGGCGGGCAACCGGCGGCCGCATACGAGGCCCTGCTCGACGCCTGCGGTCCGGCGGAATCCGCCGCCCTGCTGCATGGCCTGGAAGGAGGGTATATTGCGGCGGCGATCGGCAACGATCCGTTGCGTAATCCCGAAAGCCTGCCCACGGGTAAGAATTTTTACGGCTTCGATCCGGCCCGGGTACCGTCGCGGGAGGCCTGGGTCAACGGCTTTAAGGCCGCGGACGAGTTGGTCACGGCCTACCGGGACAAACACGATGGCGCTTATCCGGAAAAGATCGGGGTGATTCTGTGGTCGGTGGAAACCATGCGCGACGAGGGCATCGGTCCGGCCACCGCCCTGGCATTGATGGGTATGGAACCGGTCTGGGATCGGCGCGACCAGGTTACCGGGGTCCGGGCTATCCCCGGAGTGCGGCTGGGGCGGCCGCGGATTGATGCCCTCATGCAGATGTCGGGTTTGTTCCGCGACACCTTTCCCAATGTGGCGCTGCTGTTGGATGATGCGGTGCGGCAGGCGGCGACGCTTGATGATGTCGAGAACTATATCCGCCGACACGGTGACCTGATCAGGGATGAACTGACAGCCCGCGGCCTGGCTCCGGCCCAGGCGGAGAAACTGGCGCTGGTGCGGCTCTTTTCCGCCCGGCCCGGCGCCTATGGCACCAAGGTCGACGATTTTACAGGTTCCAGCGGACTCTGGGACAATGACCGGGTGATTGTTGACAGTTTCATTGACATGGTTTCGTTCGGCTATTCCCGTGATCTCTGGGGCGAACCATTGGCCGGGGTTTATCGAGACAACCTGGCCAAGGTAAACGCCACCGTCCATTCGCTGGGCTCGAACCTCTATGCCACCATGGACAATGACGATATGTTTCAGTATCTCGGCGGCCTGTCGCTGGCGGTGCGCCGAGTCAGCGGCAAAAACCCCGAAGTCTTCGTGTCGGTGCAGAAGACGCTCGCTGGGGGGCATGTCGAAGATCTGAATACCATTATCGGCCGGGAGCTGCGCAGCCGTTATCTCAATCCTCGCTGGATCGAGGGGATGAAAAAGGAGAATTATGCCGGCGCCCGGGAGATGGCCGAATTCGTCGAGAACATGTGGGGCTGGCAGGTCACGACGCCGGAGATGATCGACGCCGCCAAATGGCAGGAGACCTTCGAGGTCTACGTCGAGGACAAGTACGGCCAGAAATTGCAGGAATTTTTCAATCGCGAGAATCCTTGGGCCTACCAGTCGCTGACCGCCAGAATGCTGGAATCCGTGCGCAAGGGCTACTGGCGGCCGACAAAAGAGGTTGAAACCAGACTCGCGCGCGAATATGCCGTCAGCGTGGTGGAAAAGGGAGTCGCCTGCTGCGATCACACCTGCAACAACCCGCAGCTCAACCAGATGGTGGCCAACATTATTTCCCTGCCTGGA from Pseudomonadota bacterium includes these protein-coding regions:
- a CDS encoding cobaltochelatase subunit CobN produces the protein MNWFFSRRWVLPALILPVLLVVLECGWAPPAAARTIAFFVGDTDAYTCARALDGPEVPGMKVEVITAADVGKPALLARLADIDAAVVDIMSEQPAGWLQLNMARLQPGARVYAVRSSSHTDDYLKAGFLLDETVRDYFRFTSSENIRNLIIFLARRDLGLPGQPAPAPVLPPKNGLYHPDAPRIFADLDSYVEWYRLSGHLHPGGLWNLGVVFPGFPVAAKKAPLDALMRAYERQGINTVTWLREIGDWPAALDKLLATRPLADELGSITGFAFKFSARMDGAGEVLARADVPVFNPHYLFFSSGVEWAASVQGLAPPEVGLQLAAPELVGLIEPTVAGLREAVSEAGRAETRGSRYVAETALVEKLARRAANWHRLRRMANGDKKIVLVYYNHGGGKQNIGASYLNVFRSIEEIIANLKAAGYDIEGELREEEIKDLLLKSGRNIGSWAPGELERLLGSGTVIKIPLARYREWLEALDPGFREMVAADWERPEDSTIMMHGGNFIIPAITLGNLTLVAQPSRGWGDDPQKLYHSPILYPHHQYTAFYLWLQHELKPAAMISLGTHGTHEWLPGKQAGLSAACPPEILLGDIPSLYPYIVDDVGEGIQAKRRGRGVIIDHATPPFRAGGLYEEYAALASLISEYESAGSGKIQAARLERIRAQSVKLGLDRDLGLETVDEDSLEKIEHYLIELKTEMIPYGLHTFGRSPSGTARSETAAAIAARGGQPAAAYEALLDACGPAESAALLHGLEGGYIAAAIGNDPLRNPESLPTGKNFYGFDPARVPSREAWVNGFKAADELVTAYRDKHDGAYPEKIGVILWSVETMRDEGIGPATALALMGMEPVWDRRDQVTGVRAIPGVRLGRPRIDALMQMSGLFRDTFPNVALLLDDAVRQAATLDDVENYIRRHGDLIRDELTARGLAPAQAEKLALVRLFSARPGAYGTKVDDFTGSSGLWDNDRVIVDSFIDMVSFGYSRDLWGEPLAGVYRDNLAKVNATVHSLGSNLYATMDNDDMFQYLGGLSLAVRRVSGKNPEVFVSVQKTLAGGHVEDLNTIIGRELRSRYLNPRWIEGMKKENYAGAREMAEFVENMWGWQVTTPEMIDAAKWQETFEVYVEDKYGQKLQEFFNRENPWAYQSLTARMLESVRKGYWRPTKEVETRLAREYAVSVVEKGVACCDHTCNNPQLNQMVANIISLPGVVAPEVAVQFKLAIEKMAAKPLAEQVADREKLLRELSAASGVEAAKARAAEAKASDQKTSERKASEVKADAAPQPDDAAETVKGYKMEDIKTADQDTQMSSSGIQWAASLFIMLLLLLFFIGSRRRR